One genomic region from Chthoniobacterales bacterium encodes:
- a CDS encoding BACON domain-containing carbohydrate-binding protein, whose product MKTKSVFGILQSALEQRGRSLAFVVLFLAASTQAIFAQGSPDIVWQGTHTGYVRYTAFSPDGQQLASGGDDKKNKLWQVSDGTLLRTITQCSGLSCSSPTFGTYSPDSQQLATSGIKFWRPSDGTLLRTLSLGGTIAFSPDWQFIASSVTTSSYPSQNRTIKLVRASDGSDVWSKPNFGGGATAFSPDGQSIASIGFQGVDILRVSDGTLIRNIVGPRGTALAFSRDGQFIAANGGAGGSYRYDETIKIYRVSDGALVRTFTATGTVTSIVFTPDGQTMIASSWDSNEDPVNGFIPATGTIRFWRVSDGALLKTYDQNTGTSANALAVSPDGQRFSYSHDSTVFVARIPTFSCAFSISPTSASLPPAPGGGLVNVSAPAGCQWTAVSRVNWITITAGNNGTGNGTVTYTTTGSDGQTGLLIIAEQAFPIHFGDNPCDYTVTPTSSTWSSFGGTGTIGVQTLSGCGWTATSNDSWITITKINHDSGNGGLTYAIAPNAGPARTGTLTVAGQTVTIEQVTTPCSYTVNPDPTDPQLYGSSGGPGTINIATMNGCPWTVTTDSSWITLGVGNSSGNGPSIVNYFVNANTTTSTRTGTITAGGQVITIFQEGITCSYNISPANRTFTADGGSAYVNMAAASACNWTATSNDSWITITSGGSGSGYGTIYYSVAANSTGAPRTGTITIVGQTFTVFQTAEATQGAPDILWAHGHDLQVNAVAFSPDGQLLASASNDHTVKVWRVSDGVLLATLTGHWDKVNTVAFSHNGEMIASGSTDMSIKLWRVSDFSLIRSMGSNEFILGVAFSPNDQELTSGGGYSTNDIKVWRLSDGQNTSITHDMLGSTNSVAYSPDGGFLATAKANEVATLKNFATWNVAWLGHRGTVNFVAFSADGQKLATASDDGSAALWQVASSMQLASLNGPSGFVKSVGFSPDGQTVIAAGQDYGAQRGTLLFWRALDGGLIRAYVQQTSTAVYSAQFSPDGNSFAYGRADGGVVLARNTLNIAPTPTPIPTATPVPTATPVPTATATPTPTPIPTATPCTLERIVDGGFENGGIPNMFWDPETSTNFETPLCDSESCGNGTAPRTGLVWAWFGGISAPETATLGQTVTIPAGNPATLSFWMRISAVSSPFTDVLNVKVDGTIVQTYPEPATAETAYTQRTINLSAFADGAAHQILFEYIATTNGMANFVVDDVSLIAGTCPGPTPTATPAPTATGTPAPTPPATPTPSATAAPSASPSPSPSPTDTPFSAAQPLNIATRGLVQAGDNAMIGGFIITGNAIKKVVVRAIGPSLQGMLPGALTDPLLELHGPDGSLVGQNDNWRDDPSAAELEASQIAPSNDLESALVIALSPGNYTAAVRGKNGAVGVGLVEVYDLSQAGDSKLANISTRGVVQSGENVMIGGFILGGSSGSTKVLVRAIGPSLANFGVANALSDPTLELRDSNGAMLRSNDNWKDQQQRQIEATGLAPAMDSEAAIVADLQPGAYTAILAGKDGTGVGLIEVYNLR is encoded by the coding sequence ATGAAAACAAAAAGCGTATTTGGGATTCTCCAATCAGCGCTTGAGCAACGCGGCCGGAGCCTGGCTTTCGTCGTCCTCTTTCTGGCCGCTTCCACCCAAGCAATCTTCGCGCAAGGCAGTCCTGACATCGTCTGGCAGGGTACCCACACCGGCTATGTCAGGTACACCGCCTTTTCGCCCGATGGTCAGCAATTGGCCTCGGGAGGGGACGACAAGAAAAACAAGCTTTGGCAAGTGTCGGACGGGACCTTGCTCCGGACGATCACTCAATGCAGCGGGCTTAGTTGCAGCAGTCCTACTTTTGGAACCTACTCTCCCGACAGCCAGCAACTGGCTACCTCTGGAATCAAATTTTGGCGCCCCTCGGACGGCACTCTCCTCCGGACGTTAAGCCTTGGAGGAACCATCGCCTTCTCGCCGGACTGGCAATTCATCGCCTCGTCGGTAACGACTTCGAGTTATCCTTCCCAGAACCGAACGATCAAACTGGTCCGTGCCTCCGATGGCTCCGACGTCTGGTCGAAGCCGAACTTTGGCGGAGGCGCGACCGCTTTTTCTCCGGACGGTCAATCGATCGCATCGATCGGTTTCCAGGGGGTCGACATTTTGCGGGTGTCTGACGGCACGCTCATTCGCAACATTGTCGGTCCGCGCGGAACTGCTCTCGCTTTCTCCCGGGACGGCCAGTTCATCGCGGCTAATGGCGGCGCCGGCGGATCTTATCGTTACGACGAGACAATCAAAATCTACCGCGTGTCCGATGGCGCGCTCGTTCGCACCTTCACCGCCACGGGTACTGTGACCTCCATTGTCTTTACGCCCGATGGCCAGACGATGATCGCGAGCTCCTGGGATTCGAATGAAGATCCCGTGAACGGATTTATTCCCGCGACCGGCACGATCAGGTTCTGGCGAGTTTCGGACGGCGCTCTGCTCAAGACTTACGATCAGAATACCGGCACGTCGGCGAACGCGCTGGCTGTTTCGCCTGATGGGCAAAGGTTCAGCTACTCCCATGATTCCACGGTTTTTGTGGCGCGCATTCCCACCTTCTCCTGCGCTTTCTCAATTTCTCCGACGAGCGCGAGTCTTCCGCCCGCTCCCGGCGGCGGTTTGGTTAACGTGAGCGCGCCTGCCGGTTGTCAATGGACGGCGGTGAGCCGGGTCAATTGGATCACCATCACCGCAGGCAACAACGGCACTGGCAATGGAACGGTCACTTATACCACCACCGGTTCGGACGGACAGACCGGTCTCTTGATCATCGCCGAGCAGGCGTTCCCCATCCATTTCGGCGATAATCCATGCGACTACACGGTCACGCCGACGAGCTCGACCTGGTCGTCCTTCGGCGGAACCGGCACGATAGGTGTGCAAACTCTTAGTGGTTGCGGCTGGACCGCTACGAGCAACGACAGTTGGATCACGATCACGAAGATCAACCATGACAGCGGCAATGGCGGCCTGACGTATGCCATCGCTCCCAACGCGGGCCCGGCGCGAACAGGCACCCTGACGGTGGCGGGCCAGACGGTCACGATCGAACAGGTGACCACTCCCTGCTCCTACACGGTGAATCCGGATCCGACCGACCCCCAATTGTATGGCAGCTCGGGAGGTCCCGGCACTATCAACATTGCGACCATGAACGGTTGTCCCTGGACGGTGACGACGGATTCGAGCTGGATAACCCTCGGGGTAGGAAATAGCAGCGGCAATGGGCCCTCGATCGTGAACTATTTTGTAAACGCGAATACCACCACCAGCACTCGCACCGGCACCATCACCGCGGGCGGACAAGTGATCACGATTTTCCAGGAGGGGATCACCTGCAGTTACAACATCTCCCCCGCGAATCGCACATTCACCGCCGATGGCGGCAGTGCGTACGTGAACATGGCCGCGGCTAGCGCCTGTAATTGGACGGCCACCAGCAACGACAGTTGGATCACGATCACCTCTGGGGGAAGCGGTTCAGGTTACGGCACCATTTATTATTCCGTCGCGGCGAACTCCACCGGTGCCCCTCGAACGGGGACCATCACCATCGTCGGCCAGACATTCACTGTCTTTCAAACCGCCGAGGCAACGCAGGGAGCGCCCGATATCTTATGGGCGCACGGACACGACTTGCAGGTTAACGCCGTTGCGTTCTCGCCCGACGGCCAGTTGCTGGCGTCGGCGAGTAACGATCACACCGTCAAGGTCTGGCGGGTTTCGGACGGCGTTTTGCTGGCCACGCTGACCGGTCATTGGGACAAAGTGAATACGGTCGCCTTCTCCCACAATGGCGAAATGATTGCTTCGGGCAGCACGGATATGTCGATCAAACTCTGGCGCGTCTCAGACTTTTCGCTGATCCGAAGCATGGGAAGCAATGAGTTCATTCTGGGAGTAGCCTTCTCGCCGAATGACCAGGAGCTAACGTCCGGCGGGGGCTATTCCACGAACGACATCAAAGTCTGGCGCCTCTCGGACGGACAAAACACGTCGATCACTCATGACATGTTGGGATCGACCAACTCGGTGGCCTACTCTCCGGACGGCGGATTCCTGGCCACGGCCAAGGCTAATGAAGTTGCGACCTTGAAAAATTTCGCGACGTGGAATGTGGCGTGGCTGGGCCACCGTGGGACAGTGAATTTCGTCGCCTTCTCGGCCGATGGCCAAAAACTGGCAACCGCGAGCGACGATGGTTCAGCTGCGCTTTGGCAGGTCGCGAGCAGCATGCAACTCGCCAGTCTTAACGGTCCTTCCGGTTTCGTGAAGTCGGTTGGATTCTCACCCGATGGCCAGACCGTCATTGCGGCGGGGCAGGATTATGGGGCGCAACGCGGGACCCTTCTCTTCTGGCGCGCCTTGGATGGCGGATTGATAAGAGCTTACGTCCAGCAAACATCCACCGCCGTTTATTCGGCGCAATTTTCACCGGACGGCAATTCGTTCGCCTATGGCCGGGCCGACGGCGGTGTGGTCCTGGCCCGCAACACTCTCAATATCGCGCCGACACCGACACCGATCCCCACCGCCACGCCAGTGCCAACCGCCACGCCCGTGCCGACGGCAACCGCGACGCCAACTCCAACCCCGATCCCGACTGCGACTCCCTGCACTCTGGAGAGGATTGTGGATGGAGGCTTCGAAAATGGCGGCATTCCCAACATGTTCTGGGATCCGGAAACCTCCACGAACTTCGAGACGCCGCTCTGCGACAGCGAGTCGTGCGGCAATGGCACGGCGCCGCGGACCGGTCTGGTCTGGGCCTGGTTCGGCGGAATTTCCGCGCCCGAGACCGCGACACTGGGGCAAACCGTTACCATTCCCGCGGGGAACCCCGCAACGCTCTCCTTCTGGATGCGCATCTCCGCGGTTTCTTCGCCATTCACCGATGTCCTGAACGTGAAAGTGGATGGGACGATCGTGCAGACTTATCCCGAACCGGCCACGGCCGAGACTGCCTACACGCAGCGCACCATTAACCTGAGCGCGTTTGCCGACGGAGCCGCGCACCAGATTCTGTTCGAGTATATCGCAACGACGAACGGAATGGCGAATTTCGTAGTCGACGATGTGTCTCTTATCGCCGGGACATGTCCTGGGCCGACCCCAACTGCGACCCCGGCGCCAACCGCAACGGGAACTCCCGCGCCAACTCCACCGGCGACGCCGACACCGAGCGCTACTGCGGCCCCAAGCGCGTCACCATCACCATCCCCGAGCCCGACTGACACCCCGTTTTCCGCAGCTCAGCCGCTCAACATCGCTACCCGAGGTCTCGTGCAAGCGGGCGACAACGCGATGATTGGCGGGTTTATCATTACCGGAAACGCGATCAAGAAAGTTGTTGTTCGGGCGATCGGTCCCTCGCTCCAGGGAATGCTACCCGGCGCGCTGACTGATCCGCTTCTGGAACTGCACGGCCCCGATGGTTCGCTCGTCGGGCAGAATGACAATTGGCGCGACGACCCTTCGGCTGCCGAACTGGAAGCAAGTCAGATTGCCCCGTCGAACGATCTCGAGTCCGCCCTCGTGATCGCTTTGTCGCCCGGAAATTATACCGCGGCAGTGAGGGGGAAGAACGGAGCTGTCGGGGTTGGGCTCGTGGAAGTTTATGATCTGAGCCAGGCAGGCGATTCGAAACTCGCAAACATCAGCACCCGGGGCGTTGTTCAATCGGGCGAGAACGTCATGATCGGCGGTTTCATTCTGGGCGGCAGCAGCGGCAGCACAAAGGTGCTGGTGCGCGCGATTGGTCCCTCCCTGGCCAATTTCGGCGTCGCCAACGCCTTGAGCGATCCGACACTGGAACTGCGCGACAGCAACGGCGCCATGTTGCGGAGTAACGACAACTGGAAAGACCAGCAGCAGCGTCAAATCGAAGCGACCGGCCTCGCTCCCGCGATGGATTCGGAAGCGGCGATCGTCGCCGACCTTCAACCGGGCGCCTACACCGCCATCCTTGCCGGTAAAGACGGAACGGGCGTCGGCCTGATCGAAGTCTACAACCTGCGCTAA
- a CDS encoding SMP-30/gluconolactonase/LRE family protein, producing the protein MKYIALYSLLGALALLAPAPAIAVPPRPLGDSKVLTPLPAVPGYPEGIAVHDGLVYVSGPAAFGVPGNFGPSKIFAYDEDTGVLVKTITIQGQTGPLNAISCIAFGEGDNLFVADEGQGILKINVETGEQSVYAAPFYPVYQSAFNPPAPLLINDLAFDKNGYLYVTDSFQATIWRVPPGGGAPQVWFQNAAIDGPFGPNGVRVDKKSEKLYFTVTFDGAGVGYVYTLPLIDHPTLMDLHVFHTYNFADTGSGPDGIAFGKSGDLYVALAGTSKISVLREDGTEETKYSGPAQNPADPAHNPLPWANPANIAFNNKTKSLLVTNHASLTGLPDPSFLFAIFDVFVNDKAGKLFKDDED; encoded by the coding sequence ATGAAATATATTGCACTCTATTCACTCCTGGGCGCCCTCGCTCTCCTCGCTCCAGCACCCGCTATCGCTGTCCCACCGCGGCCTCTCGGCGATTCGAAAGTGCTCACGCCGCTCCCCGCAGTGCCCGGATACCCTGAAGGTATCGCGGTCCACGACGGCCTCGTTTATGTTTCCGGACCCGCGGCCTTCGGCGTTCCCGGCAACTTCGGCCCATCCAAAATTTTCGCCTACGATGAGGACACGGGCGTTCTCGTGAAGACGATCACGATCCAGGGCCAAACCGGCCCGCTCAACGCAATTTCGTGCATCGCGTTTGGCGAAGGAGACAACCTCTTTGTCGCGGATGAAGGCCAGGGGATCTTGAAAATCAATGTCGAAACCGGAGAGCAAAGCGTCTATGCCGCGCCGTTTTACCCGGTGTATCAATCCGCCTTCAACCCTCCTGCCCCGCTCCTGATTAACGATCTGGCGTTCGACAAAAATGGTTACCTCTACGTGACCGACTCCTTCCAGGCGACCATCTGGCGAGTGCCTCCGGGAGGCGGCGCGCCCCAGGTCTGGTTCCAGAACGCCGCCATCGATGGGCCATTCGGCCCGAACGGCGTCCGCGTCGATAAGAAAAGCGAGAAGCTTTACTTTACGGTGACGTTCGACGGCGCCGGGGTGGGTTATGTTTACACTCTGCCGTTGATCGATCATCCGACTTTGATGGATCTGCACGTGTTTCACACCTACAACTTCGCCGATACCGGTTCCGGCCCGGATGGAATCGCGTTTGGCAAATCAGGCGACCTCTACGTCGCGCTCGCGGGCACCAGCAAGATATCGGTTCTCCGTGAGGACGGGACCGAGGAAACGAAGTACAGTGGCCCGGCCCAGAACCCCGCGGATCCCGCCCACAATCCTCTACCCTGGGCCAATCCCGCCAACATCGCATTCAACAATAAGACTAAAAGTCTGCTCGTTACGAACCACGCCAGTCTCACCGGTCTGCCCGATCCGAGTTTCCTCTTCGCGATCTTCGACGTCTTCGTGAACGACAAAGCCGGCAAGCTGTTCAAGGACGACGAGGACTAG
- a CDS encoding P-loop NTPase fold protein: protein MNAPSSPRLIYIAAADEDAELWYRFHRELEAQAGSDFNIWSSRESLPLRSDWDTEIQEAQKRAAGAILVLSSHSLNSPVVREDVKHLQQLRVPLFSLVVEECDWRKFPGVANSMIFDETRPLNSYPAETQHQKIREFVRVVLAKLRDEKMPHPQQTQPPRRDHKSEEREGARISDEATSEPQEERDDALLREWGVELTSRNMVAEILQSQEGSLLPDQKAEVAEALASDQRQIRNRFRTEADLPEEARRMIAQLSAAEASFRQEALEELPGDSTTSTQEPTEAAQQKDPAANSIDAPPLTIDQFSAGSRRILGWANAFRKMLKQRHVHTEHLIAALHQSNDPLVLEAFKKARIDLPELLSILHQSEFKIPITLENIRIESGEAAALPVLSGGAKAGLGFGLVLARSEKTHAVLPRHLLFGVLSVDAPAADTLRKRGLRRELPQPEIAPTPSPAPLHVSRRSFALFQSDVPPPEVAGKETAVPDALKLGDYARHLAEMMGARETPLPLSLGLFGDWGTGKTHFMRLLREKMRAQANRAGSPWCQRVVTVPFNAWHYLDANLWASLVTEIFEKLFKSIDRDEKTPKEKKDELLRKLESEKGAAAKAKDEVRRAKVTERLARWKLWKAQKVRDKKRLTLAGKLDEAGALIEIVKETPEGKELMRSWGELCQRLGWGELETSATGLRAQIAQTRSLGVRAQVLWETAFSPERRARTVIVLVAALVVVPFLGSAVGHVLGSWHEGMEKVGRITGAVSGWLTTVGACLAFWAQRAQKYLGNAEQLDRRLSAAIKKRAETPEIVGMRDALKAAEVVTNAAEKGLVDAQARVRALEDELREQEPERRLLKFIGDRAKADDYRKHLGLVSLVRRDFETLSNLFAEIHTEGRMEPKVEGTLEAAVDRIILYVDDLDRCPAKRVVEVLEAVHLLLAFPLFVVVVAVDPRWLQRSLRQHYPELLDEKSGRHRRATTAIAGERSATPLDYLEKIFHVPFHLPRMEDTGYRELVVELTKFTEEDKGAGSAAVAEIGAEPPPRQSTTSAAADSKPTNGRATAEPKEFVEKKTGNVADSLTPSADPPPQSVRLSSKEIEALQQYASFIRTPRAVKRLLNTYRLVRAGLDELPADKLPPGADMAERCRPAMLLLAVAAGFPALARDLFTALQKDDGWRTTPPPELQAVPEFAELHNAIRTGTNLPLGLVTPVDWRWWIDRVGRFSF, encoded by the coding sequence ATGAACGCTCCCTCCTCCCCACGGCTCATCTACATCGCTGCAGCGGACGAAGACGCGGAATTGTGGTACCGGTTTCATCGCGAATTGGAAGCGCAGGCAGGATCGGACTTCAATATCTGGTCGTCCAGAGAAAGTCTTCCGTTAAGGTCGGACTGGGATACGGAGATACAGGAAGCGCAGAAGCGAGCCGCTGGAGCTATCCTCGTGCTCTCGTCTCACAGCCTCAACTCGCCGGTGGTGCGAGAGGACGTCAAGCACCTCCAACAGCTTCGAGTGCCGCTTTTTTCCCTTGTGGTAGAGGAGTGCGATTGGCGCAAGTTCCCAGGTGTGGCCAACAGCATGATCTTCGATGAGACCCGGCCACTGAATAGCTATCCAGCAGAGACGCAACACCAGAAGATAAGGGAATTTGTTCGCGTTGTTCTCGCGAAGCTTCGCGATGAGAAAATGCCCCATCCTCAGCAAACGCAACCACCCCGGAGGGATCATAAGAGCGAAGAGCGGGAGGGCGCCCGTATCTCCGACGAGGCGACTTCTGAGCCCCAGGAGGAGCGAGATGATGCGCTATTACGTGAGTGGGGCGTTGAGCTAACCTCGAGAAACATGGTGGCGGAAATCCTTCAATCGCAGGAGGGAAGTTTGCTCCCGGACCAGAAGGCAGAGGTAGCGGAGGCTTTAGCGAGCGATCAGCGGCAAATTCGGAATCGGTTTAGGACGGAGGCGGACCTCCCAGAGGAGGCACGGAGGATGATCGCCCAACTAAGCGCTGCCGAAGCCTCGTTCCGCCAGGAGGCGTTGGAGGAACTGCCCGGGGATTCTACCACTTCAACGCAGGAGCCCACCGAAGCAGCCCAGCAAAAAGATCCCGCGGCTAACAGCATAGACGCTCCACCCCTTACCATTGATCAGTTTTCCGCGGGTTCGCGTCGCATTCTGGGATGGGCGAACGCCTTCCGCAAAATGCTTAAGCAGCGGCACGTGCATACCGAGCATCTCATTGCGGCGCTCCATCAAAGTAACGATCCCCTCGTATTAGAGGCTTTTAAAAAAGCGAGAATTGATTTGCCGGAGCTTCTGTCAATTTTGCACCAGAGCGAGTTTAAGATTCCGATTACTCTCGAGAATATCCGCATTGAATCCGGCGAAGCGGCAGCGCTGCCAGTGCTGTCCGGCGGCGCCAAGGCGGGCCTGGGCTTTGGCCTCGTTTTGGCTCGATCAGAAAAAACCCACGCTGTCCTGCCACGCCATTTGCTCTTTGGTGTACTGTCGGTTGACGCTCCCGCGGCTGACACGCTCCGGAAGCGCGGTCTGCGGCGTGAGTTGCCGCAACCAGAAATAGCGCCCACGCCTTCGCCAGCGCCATTGCACGTGAGCCGGCGCTCGTTTGCACTTTTCCAGAGCGATGTGCCGCCGCCGGAAGTCGCGGGGAAGGAGACAGCAGTGCCGGATGCACTGAAGCTGGGTGATTATGCCCGACACCTGGCGGAAATGATGGGGGCGAGAGAAACCCCGCTACCGCTTTCGTTGGGACTCTTTGGAGACTGGGGCACGGGAAAGACGCATTTTATGCGGCTCCTTCGGGAGAAAATGCGGGCGCAGGCGAATCGAGCGGGCTCACCGTGGTGCCAGCGGGTGGTGACTGTGCCATTCAACGCATGGCACTACCTGGATGCCAACCTCTGGGCGAGTCTGGTGACGGAGATCTTCGAGAAGCTTTTCAAGAGTATCGACCGCGACGAAAAGACGCCGAAGGAGAAGAAGGATGAGCTGTTGAGGAAGCTGGAGTCGGAGAAGGGAGCTGCGGCAAAGGCGAAAGATGAAGTTCGGCGCGCGAAGGTAACCGAGCGACTGGCGAGGTGGAAGCTCTGGAAAGCGCAGAAGGTTCGAGATAAGAAAAGACTGACGCTGGCGGGTAAGTTGGATGAGGCGGGGGCCCTGATCGAGATCGTGAAGGAAACTCCAGAGGGTAAGGAGTTGATGCGGAGTTGGGGGGAATTATGCCAGCGGCTTGGTTGGGGCGAGCTGGAAACATCGGCCACAGGGCTGCGGGCACAAATCGCGCAAACGCGCTCGCTTGGTGTGCGCGCGCAGGTGCTCTGGGAAACCGCGTTTAGCCCAGAGCGGCGGGCGCGAACGGTGATCGTCCTCGTGGCGGCGCTCGTAGTGGTGCCTTTCCTCGGCAGCGCAGTGGGGCATGTGCTTGGGAGCTGGCATGAAGGGATGGAAAAGGTAGGACGCATAACGGGGGCAGTCAGCGGGTGGCTGACGACCGTTGGAGCATGTCTGGCGTTCTGGGCGCAAAGAGCGCAGAAGTACTTGGGGAATGCCGAGCAACTCGACCGTCGCCTTTCGGCGGCGATAAAGAAGCGAGCTGAAACGCCGGAAATCGTGGGAATGCGGGATGCACTGAAAGCGGCCGAGGTGGTGACGAACGCAGCTGAGAAGGGATTGGTCGATGCGCAGGCGCGCGTGCGCGCGTTAGAAGACGAGCTCCGGGAGCAGGAGCCGGAACGCCGCTTATTGAAGTTTATCGGGGATCGGGCCAAAGCCGACGACTATCGCAAGCATCTCGGGCTCGTAAGTCTGGTCCGGCGGGACTTTGAGACACTCAGTAATCTCTTCGCGGAGATACATACGGAAGGACGAATGGAGCCGAAGGTGGAGGGGACACTGGAAGCAGCAGTGGACAGGATCATCCTGTATGTGGACGATTTGGATCGGTGTCCGGCAAAGCGGGTAGTGGAGGTGTTGGAGGCTGTGCACCTGCTCCTTGCCTTTCCGCTCTTCGTGGTGGTGGTAGCGGTGGATCCGCGATGGCTACAACGCAGCTTGCGCCAGCACTATCCGGAGCTCCTCGACGAGAAGTCCGGTAGGCATCGGCGAGCGACGACGGCGATCGCGGGAGAGCGATCGGCGACTCCGTTGGACTACCTGGAAAAGATCTTTCACGTGCCGTTTCATCTGCCTCGAATGGAGGACACAGGCTATCGCGAGTTGGTCGTCGAGCTCACCAAATTCACGGAGGAAGACAAGGGCGCAGGCTCAGCGGCGGTCGCTGAAATCGGTGCGGAGCCCCCACCACGCCAATCAACAACTTCCGCGGCCGCAGACTCGAAGCCCACGAATGGGCGGGCCACCGCTGAGCCGAAAGAGTTCGTGGAAAAGAAGACGGGAAACGTCGCGGATTCTTTGACGCCTTCCGCCGACCCTCCACCGCAGAGCGTGCGGCTGAGTTCGAAGGAGATCGAAGCGCTCCAGCAGTATGCATCTTTTATCCGGACGCCGCGGGCGGTGAAACGATTACTCAATACGTATCGCCTGGTGCGTGCCGGGCTCGATGAGTTACCAGCAGATAAACTGCCGCCTGGCGCGGACATGGCGGAACGCTGCCGCCCAGCAATGCTGCTGCTTGCCGTGGCGGCGGGGTTCCCGGCACTGGCGCGCGATCTGTTTACGGCGTTGCAGAAAGACGATGGGTGGCGGACGACTCCGCCGCCAGAATTACAGGCAGTTCCGGAGTTTGCGGAACTGCACAATGCGATTCGCACCGGGACGAATTTACCCTTGGGGCTGGTAACCCCGGTGGATTGGCGGTGGTGGATCGACCGTGTCGGACGCTTCTCGTTTTAG